A window from Streptomyces sp. NBC_00299 encodes these proteins:
- a CDS encoding type I polyketide synthase: MTLSDSDVAIIGMACRFPGADSVDRFWDVLSEGRETLTRYTDEELLAAGVPAARLADPRYVKAAQTIPGTDLFDSALFQFTQDEAEILDPQHRIFLECALEALERAGYDPERTDAHIGVYAGAGMNTYLLHNLGERYRAASSVDHYRLMLANDKDFLATRVSYKLNLTGPSVNINTACSTSLVAVHTACLALLGGECDMALVGAVHLNQPGQGYQYQEGMIFSPDGHCRAFDAEARGTVIGSGAGAVVLKRLKEALADGDWIHAVIKGSAINNDGSAKTGYTAPSISGQAAVIADAQDVADVDPETIGYVEAHGTGTPLGDPIEVAALTESFREGTDRAGYCALGSVKTNIGHLDTAAGMAGLIKTALMLEHRTLVPSLHFTEPNPDIDFAAGPFFVNTEKTEWKSETGPLRAGVSSFGIGGTNAHVILEEGPARGQAPSESRPELLVLSARSEEALQQAAAALARHLRARPDLPADAVAQTLGLGRRAHTHRLALVAGSTRSAAMALALGDEERIRRGVTGREPSAPVLVLTGTGADPADAAELYASVPAYRDAVDACAAALGRPGEAEALLAEDGAVAACCHEYALATALTAWGVAPAGLAAGRTGLATVAALAEALPLADALALARGAAPYRVTAPRLPVVSPRTGRWMTEDEGVEPAVWTAAADLTPSLDALLDGTGRHAVRLTPPDGEPGGLTHLLTLAADQWVLGADLDFAAVHTGRDIRRVPLPTHRFERRRHWVEPGAHGARTEAAPAGDRLITRFDPTDPQHNVELIRDYLTEAIGKVLGGRHLAAVDTNLFDLGLDSLVLIEVVAKLGEELGFEVPAASFVEFPTIRTFVDNLAELMGLTPGTARGGDGTAAAPRASRRAQRAAARHTGQA; this comes from the coding sequence ATGACGCTTTCCGACTCCGACGTCGCCATCATCGGCATGGCCTGCCGTTTCCCGGGCGCCGACTCCGTCGACCGCTTCTGGGACGTGCTCAGCGAAGGCCGCGAGACGCTGACCCGGTACACCGACGAGGAACTCCTCGCCGCCGGCGTGCCCGCCGCCCGGCTGGCCGACCCGCGCTATGTGAAGGCCGCCCAGACCATCCCCGGCACCGACCTCTTCGACTCCGCGTTGTTCCAGTTCACGCAGGACGAGGCCGAGATCCTCGACCCGCAGCACCGGATCTTCCTGGAATGCGCCCTGGAGGCCCTGGAGCGGGCCGGCTACGACCCCGAGCGCACCGACGCCCACATCGGCGTCTACGCCGGCGCCGGCATGAACACCTACCTGCTGCACAACCTGGGCGAGCGCTACCGGGCCGCGTCCTCCGTGGACCACTACCGCTTGATGCTCGCCAACGACAAGGACTTCCTCGCCACCCGGGTGTCGTACAAGCTCAACCTGACCGGCCCCAGCGTCAACATCAACACCGCCTGCTCCACCTCGCTGGTCGCCGTGCACACCGCCTGCCTGGCCCTGCTCGGCGGCGAGTGCGACATGGCCCTGGTCGGCGCGGTCCACCTCAACCAGCCGGGCCAGGGCTACCAGTACCAGGAAGGCATGATCTTCTCGCCCGACGGCCACTGCCGCGCCTTCGACGCCGAGGCCCGCGGCACCGTGATCGGCAGTGGCGCCGGAGCGGTCGTCCTCAAGCGGCTGAAGGAGGCACTCGCCGACGGCGACTGGATCCACGCCGTCATCAAGGGCTCCGCCATCAACAACGACGGCTCCGCCAAGACCGGTTACACCGCACCCAGCATCTCCGGGCAGGCCGCCGTGATCGCCGACGCCCAGGACGTCGCCGACGTCGACCCGGAGACCATCGGCTACGTCGAGGCGCACGGCACCGGCACTCCGCTCGGCGACCCCATCGAGGTCGCCGCGCTCACCGAGTCCTTCCGCGAGGGCACCGACCGCGCCGGGTACTGCGCCCTCGGCTCGGTGAAGACCAACATCGGGCACCTGGACACGGCCGCCGGCATGGCGGGCCTGATCAAGACCGCGCTGATGCTGGAGCACCGCACCCTGGTACCCAGCCTGCACTTCACCGAGCCCAACCCGGACATCGACTTCGCCGCCGGCCCGTTCTTCGTCAACACGGAGAAGACCGAGTGGAAGAGCGAGACGGGTCCGCTGCGCGCCGGTGTCAGCTCCTTCGGCATCGGCGGGACGAACGCCCATGTGATCCTCGAGGAGGGCCCGGCCCGAGGTCAGGCCCCGAGCGAGAGCCGGCCGGAGCTGCTGGTCCTCTCCGCCCGCTCCGAGGAGGCCCTCCAACAGGCCGCCGCCGCCCTGGCCCGCCATCTGCGGGCCCGACCCGACCTCCCCGCGGACGCCGTCGCGCAGACCCTCGGCCTCGGGCGTCGCGCTCACACCCACCGGCTGGCCCTGGTCGCAGGCAGCACCCGCTCCGCGGCGATGGCGCTCGCCCTCGGCGACGAGGAGCGCATCCGCCGTGGCGTGACCGGACGCGAGCCGAGCGCCCCCGTCCTCGTCCTGACCGGCACCGGCGCGGACCCGGCCGACGCGGCCGAACTGTACGCCTCGGTGCCGGCCTACCGGGACGCCGTAGACGCCTGCGCCGCCGCCCTCGGGCGCCCCGGCGAGGCAGAGGCGCTCCTCGCCGAGGACGGTGCGGTCGCCGCGTGCTGCCACGAGTACGCCCTCGCCACCGCCCTCACCGCCTGGGGCGTTGCACCGGCCGGCCTAGCCGCCGGCCGCACCGGCCTCGCCACCGTTGCCGCCCTCGCCGAGGCCCTCCCGCTCGCCGACGCCCTGGCCCTGGCCCGGGGCGCCGCTCCGTACCGCGTCACCGCGCCCCGGCTGCCCGTCGTATCGCCGCGCACCGGCCGCTGGATGACCGAGGACGAGGGCGTCGAGCCCGCCGTCTGGACGGCCGCGGCCGACCTGACGCCTTCCCTGGACGCGCTGCTCGACGGCACCGGCCGGCACGCGGTCCGCCTCACCCCGCCGGACGGCGAACCCGGCGGCCTCACCCACCTGCTCACCCTCGCCGCCGACCAGTGGGTGCTCGGCGCCGACCTCGACTTCGCGGCCGTGCACACCGGCCGGGACATCCGCCGGGTGCCCCTGCCCACCCATCGCTTCGAGCGACGGCGGCACTGGGTGGAGCCCGGCGCCCACGGCGCCCGGACCGAGGCGGCACCGGCCGGGGACCGGCTGATCACCCGCTTCGACCCGACCGACCCGCAGCACAACGTCGAACTGATCCGGGACTACCTCACCGAGGCCATCGGCAAGGTCCTCGGCGGTCGGCACCTCGCCGCCGTCGACACCAACCTCTTCGACCTGGGCCTGGACTCCCTCGTGCTCATCGAGGTCGTCGCCAAGCTCGGCGAGGAACTGGGCTTCGAGGTCCCGGCCGCCTCCTTCGTCGAGTTCCCCACCATCCGGACCTTCGTGGACAACCTCGCCGAGCTGATGGGCCTCACCCCCGGCACGGCCCGGGGCGGCGACGGCACCGCCGCGGCGCCGCGCGCCTCCCGGCGGGCCCAGCGCGCGGCCGCCCGCCACACCGGCCAGGCCTGA
- a CDS encoding OzmP has protein sequence MSSCQVCSLKAGHPGVVLDDQGVCNLCNLDFAEDLLVNYRYTSEVFTEFQQASSGMGEYDCLFMYSGGKDSTYMLDKFVNEYGKRVLAFTFDVPFESVHAAQNIALAREKIPATFVLDADDDNIKLMMREVFNRPAPKKPGKYLDEKLPCVSCRTFFVLRAILMAYRQKIPYIALCADPQQILTMESNVREIVRGFYKTFGERLTDTLFGGQLEELLFDDDENLPKIVFPFIAMRHEYDPDRIVEELRAKGLYQSSPLETHCTLFPLLNYYSFSNFDCMFYKLNAASHVRSVKRNASYDRNTFSIKFPRSLDLADVEDRLGKVVKEIAAGEGDRDEHERSLVDLFQRMDASEDAARFVARSFLDMRSVAADLGIRLS, from the coding sequence GTGTCCAGCTGCCAGGTCTGCTCACTCAAGGCCGGCCATCCGGGAGTGGTGCTAGACGACCAGGGGGTGTGCAACCTGTGCAACCTGGACTTCGCCGAGGACCTGCTCGTCAACTACCGCTACACCAGCGAGGTCTTCACCGAGTTCCAGCAGGCGTCGTCCGGCATGGGCGAGTACGACTGCCTGTTCATGTACAGCGGCGGCAAGGACAGCACGTACATGCTGGACAAGTTCGTCAACGAGTACGGCAAACGGGTGCTGGCCTTCACCTTCGACGTGCCCTTCGAGAGCGTGCACGCCGCTCAGAACATCGCGCTGGCCCGGGAGAAGATCCCGGCGACGTTCGTCCTCGACGCCGACGACGACAACATCAAGCTGATGATGCGCGAGGTGTTCAACCGCCCCGCGCCGAAGAAGCCCGGCAAGTACCTCGACGAGAAGCTGCCCTGCGTCTCCTGCCGCACCTTCTTCGTGCTGCGCGCGATCCTCATGGCCTACCGGCAGAAGATCCCCTACATCGCGCTGTGCGCCGATCCGCAGCAGATCCTCACCATGGAGTCCAACGTCCGGGAAATCGTGCGCGGTTTCTACAAGACGTTCGGCGAGCGGCTCACCGACACACTCTTCGGCGGGCAGCTGGAGGAGCTGCTCTTCGACGACGACGAGAACCTGCCGAAGATCGTCTTTCCGTTCATCGCCATGCGGCACGAGTACGACCCCGACCGCATCGTCGAGGAACTGCGCGCCAAGGGCCTCTACCAGTCCTCGCCGCTGGAGACCCACTGCACGCTCTTCCCGCTGCTGAACTACTACTCGTTCTCGAACTTCGACTGCATGTTCTACAAGCTCAACGCGGCCAGCCACGTGCGGTCCGTCAAGCGCAACGCCTCCTACGACCGCAACACCTTCAGCATCAAGTTCCCGCGCTCGCTCGACCTCGCCGACGTGGAGGACCGGCTCGGCAAGGTCGTCAAGGAGATCGCGGCGGGGGAGGGCGACCGCGACGAGCACGAGCGCAGCCTCGTCGACCTCTTCCAACGCATGGACGCCTCCGAGGACGCCGCCCGCTTCGTCGCCCGCAGCTTCCTCGACATGCGATCCGTCGCCGCCGACCTCGGCATACGGCTGAGCTGA
- a CDS encoding amino acid adenylation domain-containing protein, giving the protein MTAEPFSCVVIGEETLLVECTRLLVARGHTVAAVVSPSAELLDWAEGEGLPAVPFGADLAERLAPLPFDYLFSIANLRMLPEEVLALPTRLPVNFHDGPLPRHAGLFATSWAILDGDKQHGVTWHVMNLEADTGDVLKQRTVRVDPSATVHDLDVACFEAGVESFAELVDELAAGTATRTPQDLGLRTYHGRSDGLPRGGVFDWRQPAAELDALVRATAFGRRRNDFGTALLARGDDLLAVRTVEVTDRPSTAEPGTVVDAGPDALTVATGDRDVRLTDLAALSGERLDPLVLARELGGSFPHLSDAAVAELAEAGRAAHRQERRWLRALRSLRPVLPPRFGPLTPVTRASGPVPLPDALRERGTEPERSALAAALAFLARLTRGDERDVAVSVPRAASPVASRILAPEVPLQAPEGLLELTLSDLTELIGTSLDGLRDRTPYRRDVSLRHPDLTGAAGTGLPIVVALPGGAAEPGDRPLTIRIDADGAVGFHAGAGLTADHGRWLAAHFAAFLDALAAAPHRPLGTADLLAPEERNLLLGRWNDTDEEYPREATVTRLVTDIACAAPDATAVRFQDRALTYGELDEAADRLARRLAGLGAGPGTLVGVYLERSPELLVSLLAVLRTGAAYVPIDPIYPPARIGHMLQDSGARLVVTDETLGATLAEFPVTAVPVSTALTAGAPAAPLDLSDPDTPAYVIYTSGSTGLPKGVQVGHRALVNFLWTMARRPGFGSRDSLLALTTVCFDIAGLELYLPLVRGGTVEVLPAAEAADGVALRERVERSAPTVLQATPTTWQMLLAAGWSGDPALRALCGGEPLPPELAGQLAPRVGALYNMYGPTETTIWSTVDRVLPGEAATIGRPIGNTRCHVLDERGALVPPGIPGELYLSGDGVADGYLGRPELTAERFVTAPGGGTGRAYRTGDLVRHLPDGRLEYLERIDGQIKLNGYRIELGEVETALRRLPGVTDAVAVVREDRPGERRLAGYLVGPAGPPDTAGLRAALGERLPAYMVPSAVVVLPRLPLTPNGKVDRKALPKPDVVRVAGGAAAVRTDLERRIAEVWCEVLGLEWVGAEDNFFDVGGDSLRLTSVVATLRERLGLLVTRLDMFGHPTVRAMAVHVADTGRPAEPAVSRPRRSRDTTALARRRDRRGRRS; this is encoded by the coding sequence ATGACTGCCGAGCCGTTCAGTTGTGTCGTGATCGGCGAGGAGACCCTCCTCGTCGAGTGCACCAGGCTGCTCGTGGCCCGCGGGCACACAGTGGCCGCCGTGGTGTCCCCCTCTGCCGAGCTGCTCGACTGGGCCGAGGGGGAGGGGCTGCCCGCCGTACCGTTCGGCGCGGACCTCGCCGAGCGGCTGGCCCCGCTGCCCTTCGACTACCTGTTCAGCATCGCCAACCTCCGGATGCTCCCGGAGGAGGTGCTGGCCCTGCCCACCCGGCTGCCCGTCAACTTCCACGACGGTCCGCTGCCCAGGCACGCGGGTCTGTTCGCCACCAGCTGGGCCATCCTCGACGGCGACAAGCAGCACGGCGTCACCTGGCACGTGATGAACCTGGAGGCCGACACCGGCGACGTGCTCAAGCAGCGCACGGTGCGCGTCGACCCGTCGGCCACGGTGCACGATCTCGACGTGGCCTGCTTCGAGGCGGGCGTCGAGTCCTTCGCCGAACTCGTCGACGAACTGGCCGCCGGCACAGCCACCCGCACACCGCAGGACCTGGGCCTGCGTACCTACCACGGCCGGTCCGACGGCCTGCCCCGCGGCGGTGTGTTCGACTGGCGCCAGCCCGCAGCCGAACTGGACGCACTCGTGCGGGCCACCGCGTTCGGGCGCCGCCGCAACGACTTCGGCACGGCACTGCTCGCCCGCGGCGACGACCTGCTGGCCGTCCGCACCGTGGAGGTCACCGACCGGCCCTCCACCGCCGAGCCCGGCACCGTCGTCGACGCCGGCCCCGACGCCCTCACCGTGGCCACCGGCGACCGGGACGTCCGCCTCACCGACCTCGCCGCCCTGTCCGGTGAACGGCTCGACCCCCTCGTCCTGGCCCGGGAACTCGGCGGCAGCTTCCCGCATCTGTCCGACGCGGCCGTCGCCGAACTCGCGGAGGCCGGCCGAGCGGCCCACCGCCAGGAGCGCCGGTGGCTGCGCGCCCTGCGGTCGTTGCGGCCGGTGCTCCCGCCGAGGTTCGGCCCGCTGACCCCGGTGACCCGCGCGTCGGGCCCGGTCCCGCTGCCCGACGCCCTGCGCGAGCGGGGAACGGAGCCCGAGCGGTCGGCCCTCGCCGCCGCCCTCGCGTTCCTCGCCCGGCTCACCCGGGGCGACGAGCGGGACGTCGCCGTGTCCGTCCCGCGGGCGGCCTCCCCGGTCGCCTCCCGCATCCTGGCGCCCGAAGTGCCCCTGCAGGCCCCGGAAGGGCTGCTCGAACTGACCCTGTCCGATCTCACCGAGCTGATCGGCACCTCACTCGACGGACTCCGGGACCGCACGCCGTACCGGCGTGACGTGTCCCTGCGCCACCCGGACCTGACGGGCGCCGCCGGCACCGGGCTGCCCATCGTCGTCGCACTGCCCGGCGGCGCGGCCGAACCGGGTGACCGGCCGCTGACCATCCGCATCGACGCCGACGGAGCCGTCGGCTTCCACGCGGGCGCCGGACTGACCGCGGACCACGGGCGCTGGCTCGCCGCGCACTTCGCGGCATTCCTCGACGCCCTCGCCGCCGCCCCCCACCGCCCGCTCGGCACCGCCGACCTGCTCGCACCCGAGGAGCGCAACCTGTTGCTCGGCCGGTGGAACGACACCGACGAGGAGTATCCGCGCGAGGCGACCGTGACCCGGCTGGTCACCGACATCGCCTGCGCCGCACCGGACGCCACCGCCGTGCGCTTCCAGGACCGGGCCCTCACCTACGGCGAACTCGACGAGGCCGCCGACCGGCTGGCCCGGCGACTCGCCGGCCTCGGCGCGGGCCCCGGCACGCTTGTCGGCGTCTACCTTGAGCGCTCGCCCGAACTGCTGGTCAGCCTGCTCGCCGTCCTGCGCACCGGTGCCGCCTATGTGCCCATCGACCCGATCTACCCGCCCGCCCGGATCGGTCACATGCTCCAGGACTCCGGCGCCCGACTGGTCGTGACCGACGAGACGCTGGGCGCCACTCTGGCGGAGTTCCCGGTCACGGCGGTGCCGGTGTCCACCGCGCTCACCGCCGGCGCACCGGCGGCCCCCCTCGACCTCTCCGACCCGGACACTCCCGCCTACGTGATCTACACCTCAGGCTCCACCGGCCTGCCCAAGGGTGTCCAGGTCGGCCACCGGGCGCTGGTCAACTTCCTGTGGACGATGGCCCGCAGGCCCGGCTTCGGCTCCCGGGACTCGCTGCTCGCGCTGACCACCGTGTGCTTCGACATCGCGGGCCTGGAGCTGTACCTGCCGCTGGTGCGGGGCGGCACCGTGGAGGTCCTCCCCGCCGCCGAGGCCGCCGACGGCGTCGCTCTGCGCGAGCGCGTGGAACGCTCCGCGCCCACCGTCCTGCAGGCCACCCCGACCACCTGGCAGATGCTGCTCGCCGCCGGCTGGAGCGGCGATCCGGCGCTGCGGGCGCTGTGCGGCGGCGAACCGCTGCCCCCGGAGCTGGCTGGGCAACTCGCGCCCCGAGTCGGCGCGTTGTACAACATGTACGGCCCGACCGAGACCACCATCTGGTCCACCGTGGACCGGGTGCTGCCCGGTGAAGCGGCCACCATCGGCCGGCCCATCGGCAACACCCGTTGCCACGTCCTCGACGAGCGCGGCGCCCTGGTCCCGCCCGGCATCCCCGGGGAGCTGTACCTGTCCGGCGACGGTGTCGCCGACGGCTACCTGGGCCGGCCCGAGCTCACCGCCGAACGCTTCGTCACCGCCCCCGGCGGCGGCACCGGCCGCGCCTACCGCACCGGAGACCTGGTACGCCACCTGCCCGACGGCCGCCTGGAGTACCTCGAGCGGATCGACGGCCAGATCAAGCTCAACGGCTACCGGATCGAACTCGGCGAGGTGGAGACCGCCCTGCGCCGGCTGCCCGGCGTCACCGACGCCGTCGCCGTCGTCCGCGAGGACCGGCCCGGCGAACGCCGCCTGGCCGGCTACCTCGTCGGCCCGGCCGGCCCGCCGGACACCGCCGGGCTGCGCGCCGCCCTGGGCGAGCGCCTGCCCGCGTACATGGTCCCCTCCGCCGTCGTCGTCCTGCCCCGGCTGCCGCTCACCCCGAACGGCAAGGTCGACCGCAAGGCCCTGCCCAAGCCCGACGTCGTCCGCGTCGCCGGCGGCGCGGCAGCCGTCCGCACCGACCTGGAGCGGCGCATCGCCGAGGTCTGGTGCGAGGTGCTCGGCCTGGAGTGGGTCGGTGCCGAGGACAACTTCTTCGACGTCGGCGGCGATTCGCTCCGCCTGACGTCCGTGGTGGCGACCCTTCGCGAGCGGCTCGGCCTCCTGGTCACCCGTCTCGACATGTTCGGTCATCCGACGGTGCGGGCCATGGCCGTCCATGTCGCCGACACCGGCCGCCCCGCCGAGCCCGCCGTGTCCCGGCCCCGGCGCTCCCGCGACACGACGGCGCTCGCCCGCCGCCGCGACCGCAGGGGGCGGCGCTCATGA